The following are encoded together in the Thalassomonas haliotis genome:
- the trmJ gene encoding tRNA (cytosine(32)/uridine(32)-2'-O)-methyltransferase TrmJ, with translation MSGTQETSLPGSLLDKVRIVLVNTSDCRNIGSAARAMKTMGLSQLILVDPLEMPNGQAQALAAGATDVLANAKVVSTLEEAINDCGLVVGTSARSRTLPWPMLEPRGCGEKLISEANEYPVALVFGRESSGLTNDELQLCHFHVQIPANPQYSSLNLAMAVQTLSYEVRTSFLAQEQQAYAAKDSEDDDAYPVVEETERLYQHFEQALTATGFIVPSHPGLVMTKLRRLFNRARPDMKEVKMLRGMLASVERAAKANK, from the coding sequence ATGTCAGGTACCCAAGAAACTTCCTTACCAGGTTCTTTATTAGATAAAGTCCGCATTGTTTTAGTTAACACATCAGATTGCCGGAATATCGGCTCCGCCGCCCGGGCAATGAAAACCATGGGATTATCCCAGTTGATCCTGGTGGATCCGCTGGAAATGCCTAATGGCCAGGCCCAGGCGCTGGCGGCAGGTGCTACCGATGTTTTGGCTAATGCAAAAGTTGTCAGCACTTTGGAAGAAGCCATCAATGATTGCGGTCTGGTTGTTGGTACCAGCGCCCGTTCGCGTACTTTGCCCTGGCCGATGCTGGAGCCGCGCGGTTGTGGTGAAAAGCTTATCAGTGAAGCGAACGAGTATCCGGTGGCCCTGGTGTTTGGCCGAGAGAGCAGCGGTTTAACCAACGACGAATTGCAATTGTGTCATTTCCACGTGCAAATTCCGGCAAATCCACAGTACAGCTCGTTGAACCTGGCAATGGCGGTACAAACCTTAAGTTATGAAGTGCGCACCAGTTTCCTGGCACAAGAGCAACAAGCTTATGCTGCCAAAGATAGCGAAGACGATGATGCTTACCCGGTAGTGGAAGAAACCGAGCGTTTATATCAACACTTTGAACAGGCGCTGACGGCAACCGGCTTTATTGTCCCCAGCCATCCTGGCTTGGTGATGACCAAATTGCGCCGTTTATTCAACCGGGCTCGTCCGGATATGAAAGAAGTCAAAATGTTACGGGGCATGTTGGCATCGGTTGAACGTGCCGCCAAAGCGAACAAATAA
- the cysE gene encoding serine O-acetyltransferase: MIMFSRIKEDINSVFDRDPAARTVFEVLTNYPGMHAIWGHRLAKFFWQKNFKWLARSISTFVRWLTGVEIHPGATLGKRFFIDHGMGIVIGETAEIGDDCTLYHGVTLGGTSWNAGKRHPTLGNNVVIGAGAKVLGPLNIGENARIGSNAVVVKDVPEGATVVGIPGRVVKDTNGGADPSEEKRAEVAKKYGFDAYAVSTNNPDPVAKAIGRMLDHMHLMDNKVVSLCKEVNELGGNVCDDALPELRVGEFDEDEKAAAKRREHAVESFDPGI; the protein is encoded by the coding sequence ATTATTATGTTTAGCCGTATCAAAGAAGATATTAATAGTGTCTTTGATCGTGATCCAGCTGCACGTACCGTTTTTGAGGTACTGACCAATTACCCGGGCATGCATGCCATCTGGGGGCATCGCCTGGCAAAATTTTTCTGGCAGAAAAATTTCAAATGGCTCGCCAGAAGCATTTCGACTTTTGTCCGCTGGTTAACCGGGGTGGAAATACATCCGGGGGCGACCTTGGGGAAACGATTCTTTATTGATCACGGCATGGGCATAGTCATTGGTGAAACTGCTGAAATCGGCGACGATTGCACTTTATACCATGGTGTAACCTTAGGGGGCACCAGCTGGAACGCGGGAAAACGCCATCCGACCTTAGGTAACAATGTGGTGATCGGCGCCGGCGCCAAAGTATTGGGGCCGCTCAATATCGGTGAAAATGCCCGTATCGGCTCAAATGCCGTGGTGGTCAAAGATGTCCCGGAAGGGGCAACTGTAGTCGGAATACCGGGTCGGGTGGTTAAAGACACCAATGGCGGCGCCGATCCCAGCGAAGAAAAACGCGCCGAAGTGGCCAAGAAATATGGCTTTGATGCTTATGCGGTGTCAACCAATAACCCGGATCCGGTGGCAAAAGCCATAGGCAGAATGCTTGATCATATGCATTTAATGGACAATAAAGTGGTTTCCCTATGTAAAGAGGTTAATGAGCTCGGCGGTAATGTCTGCGACGATGCTTTGCCTGAACTTAGGGTGGGTGAGTTCGATGAAGACGAGAAAGCCGCAGCGAAACGACGCGAACATGCAGTAGAGTCTTTTGATCCCGGAATTTAA
- the iscR gene encoding Fe-S cluster assembly transcriptional regulator IscR — MKLTSKGRYAVTAMLDVAIHAVSGPVPLADISERQGISLSYLEQLFSRLRKSGLVTSVRGPGGGYRLGKCSAQIAVAHIISAVDESVDATKCLGQGNCQGGSQCLTHSLWADLSQRIEDFLQNISLAELIDQRDVKSVSKRQDSEHKKTAANASLETLITTRNIIHDWQ; from the coding sequence ATGAAACTGACTTCAAAAGGGCGTTATGCCGTAACAGCAATGCTTGATGTGGCTATTCATGCGGTTTCGGGCCCGGTACCTTTAGCTGACATTTCCGAGCGGCAGGGTATTTCCCTGTCGTATCTGGAGCAATTATTTTCCCGCTTACGCAAAAGTGGCTTAGTGACCAGCGTAAGAGGTCCGGGCGGTGGCTATCGCCTGGGAAAATGTTCGGCGCAAATTGCCGTGGCACACATTATCAGTGCCGTGGACGAAAGTGTTGATGCCACTAAGTGTTTGGGACAGGGTAATTGCCAGGGTGGCAGCCAGTGTTTAACCCATAGTTTATGGGCTGATTTGAGTCAGCGCATAGAAGATTTTTTACAAAATATTTCTTTAGCCGAACTTATCGACCAAAGAGATGTGAAATCAGTGTCAAAACGACAAGACAGCGAGCATAAAAAAACTGCCGCCAACGCTTCGTTAGAAACATTGATCACAACCAGAAATATTATTCACGACTGGCAATAG
- a CDS encoding IscS subfamily cysteine desulfurase has translation MKLPIYFDYSATTPVDKRVAEKMMQYLTTDGIYGNPASRSHKFGWQAEEAVDIARNQVADLINADPREIVFTSGATESNNLAIKGAANFYGKKGKHIITCKTEHKAVLDTCREMERQGFEVTYLDPESNGLIDLNKLSEAMRDDTVLVSIMHVNNEIGVIQDIAEIGEMCRARKIIFHVDAAQSAGKLPIDMQHLKVDLMSFSAHKIYGPKGMGALYVRRKPRVRLEAQMHGGGHERGMRSGTLPTHQIVGMGEAFRIAKEEMEQDLAHVTAMRDRLWQGISAMEQVFINGDADKRYTGNLNVSFNFVEGESLIMALKDLAVSSGSACTSASLEPSYVLRALGLNDEMAHSSIRFSFGRFTTEEEVDYAIELIQKSIGHLRDMSPLWEMFKDGIDLDSIEWAAH, from the coding sequence ATGAAGCTTCCTATTTATTTTGATTACTCAGCCACTACTCCGGTAGATAAGCGTGTTGCAGAGAAAATGATGCAATATCTGACCACGGACGGGATTTATGGCAATCCGGCGTCACGGTCCCATAAGTTTGGCTGGCAGGCAGAAGAAGCGGTTGATATTGCCCGCAATCAGGTTGCTGATTTGATCAATGCCGACCCGCGTGAAATTGTTTTTACTTCCGGGGCAACCGAGTCCAATAACCTGGCGATTAAAGGGGCGGCTAACTTCTACGGTAAAAAAGGTAAGCATATTATTACCTGTAAAACCGAACATAAAGCCGTGCTTGATACCTGCCGTGAAATGGAGCGTCAGGGATTTGAAGTAACCTACTTAGATCCCGAAAGCAATGGCTTAATTGATTTAAACAAGCTCAGTGAAGCTATGCGTGATGACACGGTTTTAGTGAGTATCATGCATGTAAACAACGAAATTGGTGTCATTCAGGATATCGCCGAGATTGGTGAAATGTGTCGTGCCCGTAAGATCATTTTCCATGTCGATGCTGCGCAAAGCGCCGGTAAACTGCCGATTGATATGCAGCACCTGAAAGTGGATTTAATGTCCTTTTCGGCCCATAAGATTTACGGTCCTAAAGGCATGGGCGCCTTATATGTTCGCCGTAAGCCTCGGGTACGTTTAGAAGCACAAATGCACGGCGGCGGACACGAGCGCGGTATGCGTTCAGGTACCCTGCCAACCCATCAGATTGTTGGCATGGGTGAAGCTTTCAGGATCGCCAAGGAAGAAATGGAGCAAGATCTTGCCCATGTGACTGCAATGCGCGACCGTTTATGGCAGGGCATCAGCGCCATGGAGCAGGTGTTCATTAACGGCGACGCCGATAAGCGTTATACCGGTAATTTAAATGTCAGCTTCAACTTTGTTGAAGGTGAGTCGTTAATTATGGCGTTAAAAGACTTAGCGGTTTCTTCCGGCTCGGCTTGTACTTCGGCCAGTTTAGAGCCTTCTTACGTGTTACGTGCGTTGGGCTTAAACGATGAAATGGCACACAGCTCTATCCGTTTTAGCTTTGGCCGTTTCACGACCGAAGAAGAAGTTGATTATGCCATCGAGTTGATCCAAAAATCGATTGGCCACCTGCGTGATATGTCACCGCTTTGGGAAATGTTCAAAGACGGTATTGATTTAGATTCTATTGAATGGGCGGCTCACTAG
- the iscU gene encoding Fe-S cluster assembly scaffold IscU, translating to MAYSEKVIDHYENPRNVGSMDKSDPQVATGMVGAPACGDVMKLQLKISDSGIIEDAKFKTYGCGSAIASSSLVTEWVKGKSVDEAAEIKNTAIAEELALPPVKIHCSILAEDAIKAALEDYRSKHGE from the coding sequence ATGGCTTATAGCGAAAAAGTAATTGATCATTATGAAAATCCACGCAACGTAGGTTCCATGGATAAGAGTGATCCTCAGGTAGCAACCGGTATGGTGGGTGCTCCGGCCTGTGGCGACGTGATGAAGTTACAGTTAAAAATTTCTGACAGCGGCATTATTGAAGACGCCAAGTTTAAAACTTACGGTTGTGGCTCTGCCATCGCCTCGAGTTCTTTGGTAACCGAGTGGGTAAAAGGCAAGTCGGTTGACGAAGCGGCAGAAATTAAAAATACCGCCATCGCCGAAGAGCTGGCTTTACCGCCGGTAAAAATTCATTGCTCTATCCTGGCGGAAGACGCAATTAAAGCGGCTCTTGAAGATTATCGTAGCAAGCACGGCGAATAA
- the iscA gene encoding iron-sulfur cluster assembly protein IscA, which yields MSVTMTPAASERVKSFLANRGKGLGLRLGIKTTGCSGLAYVLEFVDDVNEDDQMFTIDDVNVIIDGKSLVYLDGIELDFVKEGLNEGFKFTNPNAKGECGCGESFNV from the coding sequence ATGTCAGTTACCATGACGCCCGCGGCGTCCGAACGGGTAAAAAGCTTTCTGGCAAACCGGGGCAAAGGCCTGGGTCTGCGTTTGGGCATTAAAACCACCGGCTGTTCCGGCCTGGCTTATGTGCTCGAATTTGTTGATGATGTTAATGAAGACGATCAGATGTTTACCATAGATGATGTCAATGTCATTATCGACGGCAAAAGCCTGGTTTACCTTGACGGTATCGAGCTGGATTTTGTTAAAGAAGGCTTAAATGAAGGCTTTAAATTTACCAACCCCAATGCCAAAGGCGAATGTGGTTGCGGTGAAAGCTTTAACGTTTAG
- the hscB gene encoding co-chaperone HscB, whose amino-acid sequence MNYFQLFGLDSGFEVDTLKLSELYQALQKSVHPDRFAHASTQEQAMAVQKSAMINDAYQILKNPLQRAEYLLKMRGTEMPSEQSSFRDTGFLMQQMELREMIAEVKFSADPEGAFTEAEQTLSSQYQALFDQLTQQLAAENSESDTLACDNLRKLKFYQKLHLELERLEEQIFED is encoded by the coding sequence TTGAATTACTTTCAGCTTTTTGGCCTGGATAGCGGTTTTGAGGTCGATACTCTTAAACTCAGCGAATTATACCAGGCATTACAAAAATCAGTTCACCCGGATCGTTTCGCCCATGCATCCACCCAGGAGCAGGCCATGGCGGTACAAAAGTCAGCCATGATCAATGATGCCTATCAGATCTTAAAAAATCCCCTGCAGCGTGCTGAATATCTGCTGAAAATGCGCGGCACCGAAATGCCTTCCGAACAGAGTTCGTTTCGTGATACCGGCTTTTTAATGCAGCAAATGGAGCTGAGGGAAATGATTGCCGAGGTGAAATTTTCCGCCGATCCCGAAGGTGCCTTTACTGAGGCTGAGCAAACGCTTAGCAGTCAATACCAGGCGTTATTTGACCAGTTAACACAGCAGCTGGCGGCAGAGAACAGCGAGTCCGATACACTTGCCTGTGACAACCTGCGCAAATTAAAATTTTATCAGAAACTTCATCTGGAGCTCGAACGTCTCGAAGAGCAGATATTTGAAGATTAA
- the hscA gene encoding Fe-S protein assembly chaperone HscA: MALLQIAEPGQSTVPHEHRLAAGIDLGTTNSLVASVKSGLTETLADENGDDILPSVVSYQAQEVLVGKGAEAFAISDAENTIVSAKRLIGRSLQDIRGKYPSLPYRFSGDENHPDIQTRQGRVNPVQVSSQILKTLSQRAEKALGGELTGVVITVPAYFDDAQRQSTKDAAKLAGLNVLRLLNEPTAAAVAYGLDSGQEGVIAVYDLGGGTFDISILRLNKGVFEVLATGGDSALGGDDFDVSLVDHLIEESGLERPLPASMERQLLQQARFAKEQLSAQDSVEISLALSDGNIWSTQLSKATFEQLISSLVAKTLRACKRSLKDAGISVDQVHEVVMVGGSTRVPLVRSEVEKYFQRTPLTSIDPDKVVAMGAAIQADVLAGNKPDSDMLLLDVIPLSLGLETMGGLVEKVIPRNTTIPVAKAQEFTTFKDGQTAMAIHVLQGERELVDACRSLARFELRGIPAMTAGAAHIRVTFKVDADGLLHVSAMEKSTGVEASIEVKPSFGLDDSQIANMIKDSMSHAKEDIAARMLKEQQVEAKRVIESVQSALFEDGKLLSDEERQLIDANIADLQEISQKTDVAAIEAAIEKLNHSTATFAERRMDASIRTALAGHSVDEV, translated from the coding sequence ATGGCCTTATTACAAATTGCTGAGCCCGGACAGAGCACAGTACCTCACGAGCATAGACTCGCCGCCGGCATTGACTTAGGCACAACTAACTCTTTAGTTGCCAGTGTCAAAAGCGGTTTAACCGAAACTTTAGCCGATGAAAATGGCGATGATATCCTGCCATCCGTGGTCAGCTACCAGGCACAGGAAGTCCTGGTGGGCAAGGGGGCAGAAGCCTTTGCTATAAGCGATGCCGAAAATACCATAGTGTCAGCCAAGCGCTTGATTGGCCGCTCTTTGCAGGATATCCGCGGAAAATACCCGTCTTTGCCTTACCGCTTTAGCGGTGATGAAAATCATCCCGATATCCAGACCCGACAGGGCAGGGTAAACCCGGTGCAGGTGTCTTCGCAAATATTAAAGACTTTGTCACAGCGCGCTGAAAAGGCGCTGGGCGGCGAATTAACCGGTGTGGTGATCACAGTTCCGGCCTATTTTGACGATGCCCAAAGACAAAGCACTAAGGATGCCGCTAAGCTGGCGGGATTAAATGTCTTGCGTCTGTTAAATGAACCAACCGCCGCTGCTGTGGCCTATGGTCTTGATAGCGGTCAGGAAGGGGTGATAGCGGTTTACGATCTCGGTGGCGGTACCTTTGATATTTCCATTTTAAGGTTAAACAAAGGCGTATTTGAAGTCCTGGCTACCGGCGGGGACTCTGCCCTGGGGGGCGACGACTTTGATGTCAGTCTGGTGGATCACCTTATTGAAGAATCTGGGCTTGAGCGTCCGCTGCCTGCTTCTATGGAACGTCAGTTACTCCAGCAGGCGCGCTTTGCCAAAGAGCAGTTGAGTGCTCAGGATAGCGTGGAAATCAGCCTGGCACTTAGTGATGGAAATATCTGGAGTACTCAGCTGAGCAAAGCGACGTTTGAACAGCTTATTTCCTCTTTGGTGGCAAAAACCTTAAGGGCTTGTAAGCGCAGCTTAAAAGATGCCGGTATCAGCGTGGATCAGGTCCATGAAGTGGTCATGGTCGGCGGCTCTACCCGGGTGCCTTTAGTGCGCAGCGAAGTGGAAAAATATTTCCAGCGTACGCCGCTAACCTCGATAGATCCCGACAAGGTGGTTGCCATGGGCGCCGCCATTCAGGCAGACGTACTGGCGGGCAACAAACCCGACAGCGATATGCTGTTGCTCGATGTCATTCCTTTGTCGTTGGGCCTTGAAACCATGGGCGGCCTGGTGGAAAAAGTGATCCCGAGAAATACCACTATCCCTGTGGCCAAAGCGCAGGAGTTTACCACCTTTAAAGACGGACAAACGGCGATGGCCATCCATGTCTTGCAAGGGGAGCGTGAACTGGTCGATGCCTGTCGTTCACTGGCACGCTTTGAATTAAGGGGCATACCGGCGATGACCGCGGGTGCCGCCCATATCAGGGTCACCTTTAAGGTTGATGCCGATGGTCTGTTGCATGTTTCGGCGATGGAAAAATCCACCGGGGTTGAAGCCAGCATCGAAGTGAAACCTTCGTTTGGTCTGGACGACAGCCAGATTGCCAATATGATCAAAGACTCCATGAGCCATGCCAAGGAAGACATAGCAGCGCGTATGCTCAAGGAGCAGCAGGTTGAAGCCAAGCGGGTGATAGAGTCGGTACAGTCGGCCTTATTCGAAGACGGTAAGCTGCTGAGCGATGAAGAGCGCCAGCTTATTGATGCCAATATTGCTGATTTACAGGAAATCAGCCAAAAAACAGATGTTGCCGCTATTGAAGCGGCAATTGAGAAATTAAATCACAGCACCGCGACTTTTGCCGAGCGGCGTATGGATGCCTCCATTCGCACCGCATTAGCCGGTCATTCGGTAGACGAGGTTTAA
- the fdx gene encoding ISC system 2Fe-2S type ferredoxin, producing the protein MPKIIFLPHEELCPDGAVVEAQTGESVLNTALENNIGIEHACEKVCACTTCHVIIREGFDSLEESDELEDDLLDKAWGLEPESRLGCQAIVADEDLVVEIPKYTINMVSENH; encoded by the coding sequence ATGCCTAAGATTATTTTTCTTCCACATGAAGAATTATGCCCTGACGGGGCAGTGGTTGAAGCACAAACGGGTGAAAGCGTGTTAAACACCGCCCTGGAAAACAATATCGGCATTGAACATGCCTGTGAGAAGGTCTGCGCCTGTACCACTTGCCATGTCATTATCCGGGAAGGTTTTGATTCTTTGGAAGAAAGCGATGAGCTTGAAGACGATTTGCTGGATAAGGCCTGGGGTCTTGAGCCTGAATCCCGTCTGGGCTGCCAGGCAATCGTCGCCGATGAAGACTTAGTGGTGGAAATTCCTAAATATACCATCAATATGGTGTCTGAAAACCACTAA